The Streptomyces sp. HUAS MG91 sequence GCCCGCCATACCGGAGATCGCGGCGATGGCGGCGTGCGCTCCGGGCGTCTCGGCCGCTGCCGTGCGGCGGCGGATCTCGGCGAGGTCCGCCGTTCTGCCGCGGAACACCATGAGGTCGGGCGGCAGCTGGCGCGGGGTCCCGGTCCGGGCGGTGCGTCGTGCGGCGGCGTCCGCCAGGCGGCGCCGCTCGGCGTCGTCCAGGGCGAGCGCGTCCATCAGTTCGCTCAGGGTCGACGGGCGCGGCAGGCTCTGTCCGCGCTCCATGTCGCTGATGGCCCGGCCGCTCACACCCGACGCTTCGGCGAGGCCCTCCATCGTCATCAGCGAGCGCTGCCGCGCCTCACGCAGCAGCCGGCCGAACAGCTTGTTGTCCATCCCCACCTCGCCGGCCGGCGGCGCGTGGGAGCGCCCACCGGAAACCCCCGCACATGTTTCCAAGTCCCGTCAACTTAGCAGTTCTGGATCGATCGTTCACGGGACCATCTCACATATCGGGCGTCCGGGGCACACGTGTGGGTGTTCAGGCCGTTCGGTCGCGCAGCGGTTCCTGGTCGACGGGGTGCTCGGCGGTCCAGGAGGTGAGGATCCGCAACGCGTCGTACGAGGGGCTGCCGGGTTCGGCGGTGAGCACCATCAGGCGCTGGCCGGAGCCGTCGGGGCAGGCCCAGGTGTCGCAGTCGAGCGTGAGGTCGCCGACGAGGTGGTGCCGGTACTGCTTGGTGCCGTAGGTGGCGGTGATCACGCGGTGTTCGGCCCACCAGGTGCTGAAGTCCTTGTCGCGCACGGACAGTTCCCCCACGAGCCGGGCGAGGTCCGGATCGTCGGGGGCGGTGGCGGCTTCCATGCGCAGGGCGGCGACGGCGTCGCGGGCGTCGCTGCGCCACTGCCGGTACAGGCCGCGGAAGGCGGGGTCGGTGAAGAGCAGGTGGAGGTAGTTGCGCCGGCCCTGCGGGAGTGCGGAGAAGTCCGTGTACAGGGCGGTGGCCGCCGGGTTCCAGGCCAGGATGTCGAGGCGTCGGCCGAGGACCAGGGCGGGTGTCTGGGTGAGCTGGTCCAGGAGCCGCAGCATCGCGGGGCGCGG is a genomic window containing:
- a CDS encoding helix-turn-helix domain-containing protein; amino-acid sequence: MIAVSDPRELGAFLKACRARLTPEACGLPAPDTPRKVAGLRREEAARLAAISVDYYTRLEQGRVRASAAVLATLVRALRLDEDQQTYLYDLAGRTDARPRRRTPQRPRPAMLRLLDQLTQTPALVLGRRLDILAWNPAATALYTDFSALPQGRRNYLHLLFTDPAFRGLYRQWRSDARDAVAALRMEAATAPDDPDLARLVGELSVRDKDFSTWWAEHRVITATYGTKQYRHHLVGDLTLDCDTWACPDGSGQRLMVLTAEPGSPSYDALRILTSWTAEHPVDQEPLRDRTA